In Bacteroides cellulosilyticus, the genomic stretch ATCCGAGTGCAACAATGAGAAGTACGTACAAGATGTAAGCATAAATACTTCTATACCAAGGTGGAAGAATTCTGAGATGAATTTCTTCTACTTCCGTCTGGTGGGTATGATGATTGTAGGCACGTATAAGGAAGGTATAATTTCCTTCTTTCAGTCCAGTATATTCTTTTATGCCTGAAGCATTCAATGCCAGCATTTGTTCATCCAGCCCTTTTAGCTGGACGGAATAAGTGATTTTATCATAAGAATTAGTATTCGGATTCATTTCAAACCGATATGAAGCATCCGGCCGATATTTTCTTAAGATAGTCTGATGCTGTTTGTCAGTTGGAAAGCCGTTGTAGAAATAAGAATCTATTTCTTCATTACTGGAAGAGATTATTACTTTTTTAATCAGAAATTTGTAACTGTTGGAGAGGGATGACAATGAATCTGTGGTGATACGATAAAGGCTGAAACCATCCAGAGTGCTGATAATACAAGTAGCCGAGTCCACTCTGTTGATACTTTCGAAGGTACCCATCAGATTGTTTTGCAAACGGGTGGTACTGACAGAATCTGTTATATAACCATACGGAGTAATATAATTGATTTTCAGTTTACCGGACTGCATATACCATACACAACTGTTTTCTTCATTGCTGACTACACGAAAATAATCTCTGTTACCTATACGCTGATTCCATTCTTCGGATAATTCGAATTCCTGCCTGATGGAGTTATAACGATAGATACCGGAATCTGTTGTGAAGTAAACACGGCCTTTGTCTTTAAACAGATTGGTCTGGTAAGAGTTATTCTGATTCGGATAATTCTGGCAGGATATTACTTTACTATATTCCGAATCTAATTTGACCGCACTCAGACCTGTCCCATGAAATATCCACCAGATATCATCAGATTCATCATATTCTACATACCGTACAGAGAGATTAAAACCTTTTATTTTCCGTGTGGATATCCAGCGAGGTGCAGACTCTGTGCCTTTATTTTCTAGTAAAACCAATCCGGTGTAGCTGCCTGCCAGCACTTTGGATTTATTTCCTCCGACCGGCGTAAAGTTCCAAAAGCCATTTTCACCTATCAGGGGGATGGCCGTTCCTTCCTCAATCATAAAGGCTCCATTATTGTGACCGCAGAACAAAGTTTTTCCAATGGCGGTCAGATTCCAGACTTGTCCATCGGCATTCTTTACGGGACGGAGAGCCAGGTGGCGGATGTCTTTGATAGGCCAGAGGCTATAATATAATCCCTGGTTCGTTCCGAAATAGATGTATCCATTATGAATGATTGACGCGTAGCCTACTCCGTAATTCTGGTTTCCGGTATAGAGGTTTGATAATGGACTGTTGGTTTCCAGATAGCTGATTCCGTTATCAAGCCCCAACCATATATTATCTCCTTCGGTCACGTTCAGACTCAGTACGGAATTATTTTGCAGGCCCGACCGAATATCATATTGCTCAATCTCTCCCGTAGGAATATCTGTAATGATCAGTCCGCTCTTAATCGTCCCGATATAAATCTTGTCATCCTTTATTTCTGCGCAATACAGCTGGCTGGATTTGAGTAACGGATCATTTTGAGTGATGAGCGGAACAGTTGTTGAATTGTCATAGATATAAATGCCATGATATTCAGTTATCAGTAATAGCTTTTGATCCTGATAGGGGAGTATTTCGCTGATATGATAGTTACTGATCTTTTCCGTACTTGCCAACGGTATAAATAACTGTCCGGTTTGCAGAAATACCCCCGCGTTTTCCTTGAACACATATAAATTTCCGTTTATATTGGCGGAGCAGAGCATACGTTCCTTACTTTGGATAACAGTAATTTCATCGTTCGTAAGTTTGAATATATGGTTGTAGGATACAAAGTAGATGCTATGATCTATGCAATAGATATCCCATACATCACTGAAATTGCGATATTTATCTTCCAGACTGTCGGATAAGGAATGATAGTGCATAGCTCCCTTTTCGTCCGGCGAGAAATAACCGAAATTGTTGAATGCTCCTACATAGATACGTTCCTTGCCGTCATGGTAAGCCGTTCGGATAATCATGCCATTGCTGAACAGATGCCATGAGTAACCGTCGAACTGTAGTAACCCTGAGTTGTTGGCTGCATAAATCCAGCCGTTGTTGTCACGGGTGATTGTCCAATTCTGCGTGCCCCCACCATACTCCATACGACTGATGTTATTGATATAAGGTAACCAGTTCTTTATGGAGTTTGCATGAACGGAGAAGATGAGTAATAACAATGTCAGTGTGTATTTCATTTCAGCCTCTTTTGCTCCAAAAATATAAATTTATTCAATATGAGCTATCGGTTCATGGATATATCTTTCCATTTTCATTTTCTCTTTCCACTTCACAGTGATGTCCGGATTGATCTGTAACCGTGCATCTATCTTGCTGAAAACCACCGTATCCCCTTGCCACATTGCTTCCGAAGGCCAATCTGCATTGATGTATGAAAATGCTTTCACGACATCCGGATTACTCTCCACTGTATTGAACAGTTCCTTGTACCAGGTACGCCAGGCACGATTGGCCTGTTCCGGATTGGAAAGGCGTAACTCGGAAGCTACAACTCCCTTTTCCTGGAACATAGGAGTAGATTCCGCAATAAAGAGTGGCTTGCCATGTTTGCGAGCCAGGTCTATCATAGCCTGGCAACGCCCTTGGGCAAACTGGCTGTATGCAAACCAATCTACATATTCATCACCGGGGTAATATTGATAAAGTTCATCCATACTGCTGTTGCCTCCGGTGGATTGCCAAACATAAGCTACATTGGATATGTTCAGTGAATCGAATAGGGTATGGATACGGCGGAAAGCTGTAATGTAAGCTTCCGGTTGATAGTGGTTCCAGGCATGCCCGTCGAATTCATAGCCGATGCGCAGAAATACTCTTTGGGGGGCAATGTTTTGTATCCATTCTCCCAAGCGAATGATATAACTGTCATGTTCTCCGCTGGCTACTTTTTCTTCATGGTTTACTAATTCAAGACCGATGGCTACGTCACAGTCTTTAAGCAGGGGAGATGCAAGTTGTGCGTCCGCAAAGCAATTGCCTGCACCCCAATTGGCATTCGATTTAAGCCCGTCAAGTCCCTGGTAAGTATATCCGTAAGATACATCTCCTGGGCGGATGTTGGTATAGATGGTTATACCTGCCGGAGTTCCGAAGAAGTCAACATATCCTTCTTTCCCTTCTATACCGCCTATTGCTTCCATGTCCTGACCGATGAAAACCAGGCAC encodes the following:
- a CDS encoding triple tyrosine motif-containing protein, whose protein sequence is MKYTLTLLLLIFSVHANSIKNWLPYINNISRMEYGGGTQNWTITRDNNGWIYAANNSGLLQFDGYSWHLFSNGMIIRTAYHDGKERIYVGAFNNFGYFSPDEKGAMHYHSLSDSLEDKYRNFSDVWDIYCIDHSIYFVSYNHIFKLTNDEITVIQSKERMLCSANINGNLYVFKENAGVFLQTGQLFIPLASTEKISNYHISEILPYQDQKLLLITEYHGIYIYDNSTTVPLITQNDPLLKSSQLYCAEIKDDKIYIGTIKSGLIITDIPTGEIEQYDIRSGLQNNSVLSLNVTEGDNIWLGLDNGISYLETNSPLSNLYTGNQNYGVGYASIIHNGYIYFGTNQGLYYSLWPIKDIRHLALRPVKNADGQVWNLTAIGKTLFCGHNNGAFMIEEGTAIPLIGENGFWNFTPVGGNKSKVLAGSYTGLVLLENKGTESAPRWISTRKIKGFNLSVRYVEYDESDDIWWIFHGTGLSAVKLDSEYSKVISCQNYPNQNNSYQTNLFKDKGRVYFTTDSGIYRYNSIRQEFELSEEWNQRIGNRDYFRVVSNEENSCVWYMQSGKLKINYITPYGYITDSVSTTRLQNNLMGTFESINRVDSATCIISTLDGFSLYRITTDSLSSLSNSYKFLIKKVIISSSNEEIDSYFYNGFPTDKQHQTILRKYRPDASYRFEMNPNTNSYDKITYSVQLKGLDEQMLALNASGIKEYTGLKEGNYTFLIRAYNHHTHQTEVEEIHLRILPPWYRSIYAYILYVLLIVALGYGIYKLLNQRFNKQHQKRLDELKEESLKREFKLKEEALAQEKRIVELENNKLQQELLLKSQELSNSMFYVIQKQEIFTFMQDELQKISAYLRKEQTKDALRKLNRLLEKVHANIEDEDNWQKLENNFNIVHNNFLSRLKERYPDLTSSELKLAAYIRMDLITKEVAPLFNLSERGMESARYRLRKKLGLSREESLSRFLQNF
- a CDS encoding glycoside hydrolase family 26 protein; the encoded protein is MKKLFYLAIVLCAIACTNKKSSVNYAKFEPEDGKCLVFIGQDMEAIGGIEGKEGYVDFFGTPAGITIYTNIRPGDVSYGYTYQGLDGLKSNANWGAGNCFADAQLASPLLKDCDVAIGLELVNHEEKVASGEHDSYIIRLGEWIQNIAPQRVFLRIGYEFDGHAWNHYQPEAYITAFRRIHTLFDSLNISNVAYVWQSTGGNSSMDELYQYYPGDEYVDWFAYSQFAQGRCQAMIDLARKHGKPLFIAESTPMFQEKGVVASELRLSNPEQANRAWRTWYKELFNTVESNPDVVKAFSYINADWPSEAMWQGDTVVFSKIDARLQINPDITVKWKEKMKMERYIHEPIAHIE